AAAACCAAAAGGGGTTGCGGTTATCATCGAAAGTGCCCATCAATGCATGACCACGCGCGGCGTTCATAAAGACGGCGTGACCATGATCACCAGTTCCATGCTGGGTTCTTTTCGAAAATCAGACATTACACGCAAGGAATTGCTGGCGTTTATTGATCGTCGGTAATGTGCCGCTGAACCGGATATCAAACTTCGGCCGGCTGGTTCTTTTTTCCCGTTACGAAGTTTGACATCCGCCTGAAATCGTCTTGAATAACCAGCAAGGCGGGCACAAGAAATAAAACCAGAAATGTAGCAATCATTAACCCAAAGACCAGCGTAATGGCCATTGGGATCAAAAACTGCGCCTGTAGGCTGGTTTCAAACAACAGCGGTGTCAAACCGCCAATTGTTGTAAGCGACGTCAGCAGAACAGCCCGAAGCCTGTCGCAGGTACCATCAATTACCGCCGCCCTATATTTTTCTCCCCGGCTCAGACGTTCATCGACCACACTCACCAGAATAATCGAATTATTCACAAGGATCCCTGAAAGACCCAGCAAGGCAATCAACGACAGGATCGTCAGGTTGTAGCCAAGCAGGTAATGCCCGGCAATTGCTCCAACAACACCAAAGGGGATGATCGACATCACCACAACAGGCCGCCAATAGGACGCGAAGACCCAGGCGAGGATCAGATAGATCGCGGTCAGGCCGATCATGGCGCCCAACCGCATATCTGCAAGGGTTTCTGCCTGTTCTTCTGATTTTCCAGCAAACCGGTATTTCAATCCATATTTTTCAGCAATGGCAGTCAGCCCATCTTTTGGCAGGACAGCCAACACCTCGTCAGAAGAGGTTGTCTCTTCATCAATTTCCGCTGTAATTGCCACTTCTCTGACACCATTTTCCCGCTTAATACGGGCGTATCCCTGTTCGGTATAGGTCGTGACAACTTCAGACAGGGGCACTTCAGATCCATCAGCGCTGCGCAGGTAGAAATTCTGCAATGCGTCCGCTGCGACCTGTTCGCGAGGATACTGAACACGGACCGTTACTTCTTCTTCGCCGCGGGCAAATTTGCGGGCGACCACCCCTTCAAAAGCGGCGCGAACCTGAAGGGATATGTCTTCGGTCGTAAAGCCCAAAGACCGTCCCTGGGGCGTCAATTTCAAAATGACTTCCTGTTTACCGTTCGGCAGGTCATCTTCAATATCCGACACGCCCTTATATCGTTTCAGCAGTTCTTTGACCTCCAACGCGGCGGTCTTGAGATCGTTCGTATTTGTGCCTTTCAGACGTATATCCAATTCACGGCCGGGAGGACCGCCAATCCGTTCAGTCAGTGCAATCCGTTCAAGGCCCGCAGCTGGAACAATCTCAGCGCGCCAAGCGTCGATAAAATCAGCTGTCCGTATACTTCGCTGATCCGCAGGGACAAGTTCGATCTGCATCCCGGCCCGGTGATCACCGGAAACAGAGGTAAACTGGCTGCCGACGCTTATTCCAATCTTTGCAAAGGAAGATACGACCAGGCCGCCTTCTCCGCCCGTCAGATCCTGTTCAACCTTCAGCAACGCACGGTTCATTTCCGAAATCATATCTTCCGTTGCGTCCCGCTGTACACCTGGTGAGAACACGATATTGGCGTTCACCACATCCGCCTCAGGTGATGGGAAAAAATTAAACCCGATGCGGCCCCCAGCCAGAAGGCCAAATGCAACGAAGAGCAACGCGACAGCCATTGCAAGCGTCGCATAACGCCAACTGACAACGGTACTGACGGTTCTGCGAAACAGGTGCGTCTGAAAATAGGTGAATTTCGTATCAAACCAGATCCGGGCTCGGCTGTCGGTTCCTTTATGGCGCAGCGCGCCCCGCATATGCCCCGGCAACACGAAAAAGCATTCGATCAAGCTGGCGGCCAGTACAGCCACAACGACCGCTGGGATGGCTGAAATAATCTGCCCGATGACATCCCCGATCATGAAAATCGGTAAAAAAGCGGCAATCGTCGTAAGGCTGGATGCAAATACAGGCGCCAGCATTCGAAGCGCCCCTTTTTCCGCTGCTTCAAGCGGCCGCAACCCCTGCGCCTTCAGGTAACTGCTATGTTCGCCCACCACGATCGCATCATCCACGATAATGCCCAAACTCATGATAATGGCGAACAGGCTGATCATATTGATGGACTGGCCTGTAAATAACATCACGCCTGCCGTTGCGAGGATAGCAACCGGAATACCGACAGCAACCCACAGGGCAACCCGGATATTCAGGAAAATAAACAAGACCACAAGAACCAGCGCCAGCCCCCCCAGACCGTTATTCAACAACAGGCGGATCCTGTCTTCAATAAGGTTCGCCTGAACATCATATTGGGTAATGGTCAGTTGTTCGGGCCATCTCTTTCGTTCGGTCTCGATATACTCACTCACGATTTTGGATGCCTCTAACGCATCTGTCGACTGGGAGCGTTGAATAAAAATCTCAACGGCTTGCTGACCGTTCAGCAAGCCAGTTTTCCCCGTTTCAGAAAATGCGTCCGTCAGAACCGCAATATCCCGCAAATATACAGTTTGTCCGCTGGGGGTCGCCTTGATCTCAAGCTGTCCCATTGATGGCGCATCATTTTTTTGCTCAAGGGATCGTAACTGGCGTTCATACTGCCCGCCCATCGTTCCGAGCGGAACATCTTTTGAATTATTGCGGATAACCGTCGCGATATCGCTTAAGGTAAGATCATATCGGCGCAACGCCCGATCATCGACCGTCACCCAAATTTCCTCATCTCGGGCACCAAACAGGCTGATTTTATCAATCCCCCGATCCAGCAAATCATCTCTGATCGTTTTGGCAATCGCTTTTAACGACGCTTCAGAATAAGGTCCGGAAACGGACAGCCGGGAAATCGGGTCATAGATCACAATTCTTTTCGTAACGGGCGTTTCAATGGTTTCAGGAAAAGTCGTAATCTGCGAGACCCCCTGCTCAACATCAGAAAGGGCCTCCTGCATATCAGTGCCCGCCTCAAACTCAACAACAACCGTACTATTCCCTTCAACCGAGAAGGACTGCACTTTCTTCACCCCGTTGAGAAAACGCACTTCAGGTAACAGGGCTGTTGTAATATTAGTATCAACATCCTCTGCGCTCGCCCCGGGCCAAGTAATCGAAACACTGACAATTTCTGTTCCAAAATCAGGAAAAAACTGGGTGTTTAATCGCATCAGGGAAAAGCCACCGACGACGATCATCATGATCATCAACAGATTTGC
This region of Sneathiella aquimaris genomic DNA includes:
- a CDS encoding efflux RND transporter permease subunit, whose protein sequence is MDLARLVSLFVKHKNAANLLMIMMIVVGGFSLMRLNTQFFPDFGTEIVSVSITWPGASAEDVDTNITTALLPEVRFLNGVKKVQSFSVEGNSTVVVEFEAGTDMQEALSDVEQGVSQITTFPETIETPVTKRIVIYDPISRLSVSGPYSEASLKAIAKTIRDDLLDRGIDKISLFGARDEEIWVTVDDRALRRYDLTLSDIATVIRNNSKDVPLGTMGGQYERQLRSLEQKNDAPSMGQLEIKATPSGQTVYLRDIAVLTDAFSETGKTGLLNGQQAVEIFIQRSQSTDALEASKIVSEYIETERKRWPEQLTITQYDVQANLIEDRIRLLLNNGLGGLALVLVVLFIFLNIRVALWVAVGIPVAILATAGVMLFTGQSINMISLFAIIMSLGIIVDDAIVVGEHSSYLKAQGLRPLEAAEKGALRMLAPVFASSLTTIAAFLPIFMIGDVIGQIISAIPAVVVAVLAASLIECFFVLPGHMRGALRHKGTDSRARIWFDTKFTYFQTHLFRRTVSTVVSWRYATLAMAVALLFVAFGLLAGGRIGFNFFPSPEADVVNANIVFSPGVQRDATEDMISEMNRALLKVEQDLTGGEGGLVVSSFAKIGISVGSQFTSVSGDHRAGMQIELVPADQRSIRTADFIDAWRAEIVPAAGLERIALTERIGGPPGRELDIRLKGTNTNDLKTAALEVKELLKRYKGVSDIEDDLPNGKQEVILKLTPQGRSLGFTTEDISLQVRAAFEGVVARKFARGEEEVTVRVQYPREQVAADALQNFYLRSADGSEVPLSEVVTTYTEQGYARIKRENGVREVAITAEIDEETTSSDEVLAVLPKDGLTAIAEKYGLKYRFAGKSEEQAETLADMRLGAMIGLTAIYLILAWVFASYWRPVVVMSIIPFGVVGAIAGHYLLGYNLTILSLIALLGLSGILVNNSIILVSVVDERLSRGEKYRAAVIDGTCDRLRAVLLTSLTTIGGLTPLLFETSLQAQFLIPMAITLVFGLMIATFLVLFLVPALLVIQDDFRRMSNFVTGKKNQPAEV